A window from Festucalex cinctus isolate MCC-2025b chromosome 4, RoL_Fcin_1.0, whole genome shotgun sequence encodes these proteins:
- the ppfia1 gene encoding liprin-alpha-1 isoform X7, whose amino-acid sequence MMCEVMPTISETEGPNGGGTGRRGSSSPLQSDSEGHFESLMVSMLEERDRLLETLRETQENLSLAQGKLHEVGHERDSLQRQLNTALPQEFAALTKEVNMCREQLLEKEEEIAELKAERNNTRLLLEHLECLVSRHERSLRMTVVKRQAQSPAGVSSEVEVLKALKSLFEHHKALDEKVRERLRVALERCSALEEQLTMSHKELAYLREKSCQKRGLADGTSEVNHNSENTPSTNGKRSSDGSLSQEDESGPGFGKVGELQEVVDRQTADLGQMKERMAAMASRNSELEEDLDTARKDLIKSEDMNTRLQRDLRESMAQKEDMEERITTLEKRYLAAQREATSVHDLNDKLENEVANKESLFRQTEDRNRQLQEKLELAEQKLQQTIRKAETLPEVEAELAQRVAALTKAEERHGNVEERLRQHEAQLEEKNQELLRARQREKMNEDHNKRLSETVDKLLSESNERLQLHLKERMSALEDKNALIRELEHTKKLIEESHHEKEQLLIQIETLRAENEQGRSRSNSLLHGRSQLGSTPDFRYPVSASSMMDSNSDHYGSALVLRRPQKGRVAALRDEPSKVQTLNEQEWERVQQANVLANVAQAFESDMDASDLEEDRETIFSSVDLLSPGGQADAQTLALMLQEQLDAINNEIRMIQEEKENTAIRAEEIECRVGSGDNLGGRFRSMSSLPPSLCAGSPIGSSPPGSGHSTPRRIPHSPHRELDRMGVMTLPSDLRKHRRKSAQDDKTTIQCETSPPTTPRSMHLNREAGHAASHEDIRDIRGLIGIQDGQGSNPSSSNSSQDSLNKAAKKKSIKSSIGRLFGKKEKGRIPGKDSPSQAGTPEAESSPKDGLGMSTLGGPAEKNRKLQKKHELLDEARRQGLPFAQWDGPTVVVWLELWVGMPAWYVAACRANVKSGAIMSALSDTEIQREIGISNPLHRLKLRLAIQEIMSLTSPSAPPTSRTTLAYGDMNHEWIGNEWLPSLGLPQYRSYFMESLVDARMLDHLTKKDLRGQLKMVDSFHRNSFQCGVMCLRRLNYDRKELERRREESQLEFNDVLVWSNERLINWVQAIGLKEYSANLYESGVHGALLSLDETFDHNTLALLLQIPTQNTQARATLEREYNSLLAIGTDRRMEEDDDKNFRRAPSWRKKFRPKDMRGVPLGVSDTLPANFRVTSSNTSSASTQPKRSPMDGSQSIQRLDTATVRTYSC is encoded by the exons GAGTTTGCAGCACTAACAAAAGAGGTAAACATGTGCCGGGAACAACTTCTAGAAAAGGAGGAAGAGATTGCAGAACTGAAAGCTGAGAGAAACAACACACGG CTCCTCTTGGAGCATTTGGAGTGCCTGGTTTCTCGTCATGAACGTAGTCTGAGGATGACGGTAGTGAAACGCCAAGCTCAGTCTCCTGCAGGAGTCTCAAGTGAAGTGGAAGTCCTAAAAGCCCTTAAGTCACTTTTTGAACACCATAAAGCCCTTGATGAGAAG gtAAGGGAGAGGCTGCGAGTCGCCTTGGAAAGATGCAGTGCTTTGGAGGAACAACTCACCATGTCACACAAAGAG TTGGCTTACCTCAGGGAGAAGAGCTGCCAGAAGAGGGGATTGGCAGATGGAACCAGTGAGGTCAACCACAACTCTGAAAATACACCAAGCACTAATGGGAAG CGGTCATCTGATGGATCACTCAGTCAGGAGGATGAGTCGGGTCCTGGTTTCGGCAAGGTTGGGGAACTCCAGGAAGTGGTCGACCGACAGACCGCTGATCTGGGCCAGATGAAGGAGCGCATGGCTGCAATGGCATCCCGAAACAGTGAGCTGGAGGAAGATCTGGACACCGCCAGAAAAGACCTCATCAAGTCTGAAGACATGAATACACGATTACAAAGAGACCTCAGAGAA TCTATGGCTCAGAAGGAGGATATGGAAGAAAGGATCACCACTCTGGAGAAGCGCTACCTGGCAGCTCAGCGGGAGGCTACATCCGTCCACGACCTGAATGACAAGCTGGAGAATGAAGTAGCTAACAAGGAGTCCCTCTTTAGACAA ACTGAAGACCGAAACCGGCAGCTCCAAGAGAAACTGGAACTAGCTGAGCAGAAGCTGCAGCAGACTATCCGGAAAGCCGAGACTCTGCCAGAGGTGGAGGCTGAACTAGCACAAAGAGTAGCTGCCCTCACTAAG GCAGAGGAACGCCATGGTAATGTGGAAGAGAGATTGAGGCAGCATGAGGCCCAGTTGGAGGAAAAGAACCAGGAACTGCTCAGG GCAAGGCAGAGAGAGAAGATGAATGAGGATCACAACAAGCGTCTTTCTGAGACAGTGGACAAGCTCCTGTCTGAGTCCAATGAGAGACTCCAGCTTCACCTTAAAGAGAGGATGTCTGCTCTGGAGGACAAG AATGCCCTCATAAGGGAACTGGAGCACACCAAAAAGCTGATTGAGGAGTCTCACCATGAAAAG GAACAACTCTTGATTCAGATCGAAACGTTGAGGGCCGAAAATGAGCAGGGTAGAAGCAGGAGCAACTCGTTACTTCATGG GCGATCACAGCTGGGAAGCACCCCAGATTTCAGGTATCCAGTGTCTGCTTCCTCTATGATGGACAGCAACTCAGATCACTATGGCAGTGCTCTTGTATTGAGGCGGCCCCAAAAAGGAAGAGTAGCAGCACTTCGAGATGAGCCATCCAAG GTGCAGACCCTTAATGAGCAGGAGTGGGAGCGTGTCCAACAGGCCAATGTGCTTGCTAATGTGGCCCAGGCTTTTGAGAGTGATATGGATGCCTCAGACCTGGAAGAGGACAGAGAGACTATCTTCAGCTCTGTTGATCTTCTGTCGCCTGGTGGTCAGGCAGATGCACAGACACTGGCCTTAATGCTGCAGGAGCAACTTGACGCTATCAACAATGAAATTAG AATGATTCAAGAAGAGAAGGAAAACACAGCCATCCGAGCTGAGGAGATTGAGTGCAGGGTGGGCAGTGGCGACAACCTTGGAGGACGTTTCCGCTCAATGAGCTCCTTACCGCCTTCACTGTGTGCAGGCTCTCCTATTGGCAGCTCTCCTCCAGGCTCTGGCCACTCAACACCAAGACGTATTCCTCATAGCCCCCACAGAGAATTAGACCGGATGGGTGTCATGACCCTG CCTAGTGACCTGCGCAAGCACCGCAGGAAG TCTGCTCAGGATGACAAAACCACTATTCAGTGTGAGACATCACCCCCCACCACTCCACGCTCTATGCACCTAAACAGGGAAGCTGGTCATGCTGCCAGCCACGAGGACATAAGAGACATTCGAGG TCTGATTGGCATACAAGATGGGCAGGGTAGCAACCCCAGCAGCAGTAACAGCAGCCAGGACTCTCTCAACAAAGCAGCCAAAAAGAAGAGCATTAAGTCTTCTATTGGACGCCTTTTCGGGAAGAAGGAAAAGGGCCGCATTCCTGGAAAGGACTCTCCCAGTCAAG CTGGTACTCCTGAAGCAGAGAGCTCACCTAAGGATGGCCTTGGAATGAGCACCCTGGGAGGCCCTGCAGAAAAGAACAGAAAACTGCAGAAGAA GCATGAACTGTTAGATGAAGCGCGCAGGCAGGGCCTGCCTTTTGCACAATGGGATGGACCAACCGTTGTCGTTTGGCTTGAG CTGTGGGTGGGCATGCCTGCTTGGTATGTAGCAGCTTGCCGTGCAAACGTAAAGAGCGGAGCCATTATGTCAGCACTTTCCGACACTGAAATCCAGAGGGAGATTGGCATCAGCAACCCATTACATCGTTTAAAACTTCGTCTTGCCATCCAGGAAATCATGTCGCTCACCAGTCCTTCTGCTCCTCCCACCTCCAGAACG ACATTGGCGTATGGAGACATGAATCACGAATGGATCGGTAATGAGTGGCTACCCAGCTTGGGTCTACCACAGTATCGTTCATACTTCATGGAGTCCCTGGTGGACGCCCGCATGCTTGATCACCTTACCAAGAAAGACCTCCGCGGACAGCTGAAGATGGTTGACAGTTTCCACAG GAACAGTTTTCAGTGCGGAGTAATGTGTTTAAGGAGGCTCAACTATGACCGGAAAGAGCTGGAGAGGAGAAGGGAAGAGTCTCAGCTGGAGTTTAATG ATGTGCTAGTGTGGAGTAACGAGCGTCTGATAAATTGGGTTCAGGCTATCGGGCTGAAAGAGTACAGTGCCAACCTGTATGAAAGTGGTGTCCATGGCGCATTGCTCTCCCTGGATGAAACCTTTGATCACAATACCCTGGCACTACTGCTGCAAATTCCCACACAGAACACTCAG GCCAGAGCAACTCTTGAGCGGGAATACAACAGTTTGCTGGCCATTGGTACAGACAGGAGGATGGAAGAG GATGACGACAAGAACTTCCGTCGAGCTCCCTCATGGAGAAAGAAGTTCAGACCCAAAGACATGAGGGGGGTGCCTTTGGGAGTTTCCGACACTCTGCCCGCCAATTTCAGGGTGACCAGCAGCAACACATCATCTGCCTCCACACAGCCAAAGAGGAGCCCAATGGACG GAAGCCAGTCTATACAGAGGCTGGACACTGCTACTGTCAGGACCTACTCTTGCTAA